The Nocardioides panzhihuensis genome has a segment encoding these proteins:
- a CDS encoding pectate lyase produces MNSPAKKSPPSSTLSRRRLVQAATAAPLVGAASGLTTAGLTSSAAAATATSAEGVRDAMLRAATYMDETVSYEGAYVWSYRPDMSLTWGEMEARRTMCWVQPPGTPTVGHALLDAYASTGEKRFLDAARRTGRALVRAQRPEGGWNYIHDFAGPKSLKRWYESIGINGWRLEEFQHLYDNSTFDDAATSTAGQLILRLHLLDPRDRGFKRSLNKVIAFITDAQIRGGVGDGGWPQRWPVDPKATTEMPWPKKRPSWLSADAKPGMVDGDYTQHVTFNDNVLGENIKLMLMCVVSLGRDDLVEPVRRAMECVRRMQQPAPQAGWGLQHLAEDLDGRPAGAVAAGRSYEPRALATHTTQTNVEQLFTYFQLTGDRSFLDGVPAALDWLAGCRLTEQQRAENPLIASRTHPTFVEPGTNRALFVHRFGSNIVNGAYYYDYDHRDTLSHYSGGRSVPEARLRAEYDRLRALSDAEVADLVARSPLTPGDSYELPPFFSLHDLGLLELLRGTSHEVSRPGDAEVARVVTDLGEKGYWLSAADAITNPFRGPGSKHPYDGKAYMSKHVGDTFDTSPYPANNPPAVPPYQPAEPPQLINTSTFVENLGTLIRASAS; encoded by the coding sequence ATGAACTCACCTGCGAAGAAGTCCCCACCGAGCTCGACGCTGAGCCGTCGTCGGCTCGTTCAAGCAGCAACGGCCGCACCGCTCGTCGGTGCCGCGAGCGGTCTCACCACCGCCGGCCTCACCTCGTCCGCCGCGGCCGCGACGGCGACCTCCGCGGAGGGTGTCCGCGACGCGATGCTCCGCGCGGCCACGTACATGGACGAGACGGTCTCCTACGAGGGTGCCTACGTCTGGAGCTACCGCCCCGACATGTCGCTGACCTGGGGTGAGATGGAGGCTCGGCGCACCATGTGCTGGGTCCAGCCCCCAGGCACGCCGACCGTCGGTCACGCCCTGCTCGACGCGTACGCATCGACGGGGGAGAAGCGGTTCCTGGACGCCGCCCGCCGCACCGGCCGGGCTCTCGTCCGCGCCCAGCGTCCCGAAGGCGGCTGGAACTACATCCACGACTTCGCCGGCCCGAAGTCGCTGAAGCGCTGGTACGAGTCGATCGGGATCAACGGCTGGCGCCTGGAGGAGTTCCAGCACCTCTACGACAACTCCACCTTCGACGACGCGGCCACCTCGACCGCCGGTCAGCTGATCCTGCGTCTCCACCTGCTCGACCCGCGCGACCGGGGCTTCAAGCGGTCGCTGAACAAGGTGATCGCCTTCATCACCGACGCCCAGATCCGCGGGGGCGTCGGCGACGGCGGCTGGCCGCAGCGCTGGCCGGTCGACCCGAAGGCGACGACCGAGATGCCGTGGCCGAAGAAGCGGCCGTCCTGGCTCTCTGCCGACGCCAAGCCCGGGATGGTCGACGGTGACTACACCCAGCACGTCACGTTCAACGACAACGTCCTCGGCGAGAACATCAAGCTCATGCTGATGTGCGTCGTCTCGCTCGGCCGTGACGACCTGGTCGAGCCCGTGCGCCGGGCCATGGAGTGCGTACGCCGCATGCAGCAGCCCGCGCCCCAGGCCGGCTGGGGTCTCCAGCACCTCGCCGAGGACCTGGACGGGCGACCGGCCGGCGCGGTCGCCGCAGGCCGCTCCTACGAGCCGCGTGCGCTGGCCACCCACACCACGCAGACCAACGTCGAGCAGCTGTTCACCTACTTCCAGCTCACCGGTGACCGCTCCTTCCTCGACGGCGTCCCGGCTGCGCTGGACTGGCTGGCGGGCTGCCGGCTGACCGAGCAGCAGCGCGCGGAGAACCCGCTGATCGCCAGCCGCACCCACCCGACGTTCGTCGAGCCCGGGACCAACCGGGCGCTGTTCGTGCACCGGTTCGGCTCCAACATCGTCAACGGCGCCTACTACTACGACTACGACCACCGCGACACGCTCAGCCACTACTCCGGCGGTCGCTCGGTGCCGGAGGCGCGGCTGCGTGCCGAGTACGACCGGCTGCGGGCGCTGTCCGATGCCGAGGTCGCCGACCTGGTGGCCCGCTCGCCGCTCACTCCGGGGGACTCCTACGAGCTGCCGCCGTTCTTCTCGCTGCACGACCTGGGTCTGCTCGAGCTCCTGCGCGGCACGTCCCACGAGGTCTCCCGGCCGGGCGATGCCGAGGTCGCGCGAGTCGTCACCGATCTCGGTGAGAAGGGCTACTGGCTCTCCGCGGCGGATGCGATCACCAACCCGTTCCGGGGTCCGGGGAGCAAGCATCCCTATGACGGGAAGGCCTACATGAGCAAGCACGTCGGTGACACCTTCGACACCTCGCCCTACCCGGCGAACAACCCGCCGGCGGTGCCGCCGTACCAGCCGGCCGAGCCGCCCCAGCTGATCAACACCTCGACGTTCGTCGAGAACCTCGGCACGCTGATCCGCGCGTCCGCTTCCTGA